Proteins encoded in a region of the Synechococcus sp. BIOS-U3-1 genome:
- a CDS encoding N-acetylmannosamine-6-phosphate 2-epimerase: MVASSANRLSRDHLQHGLIVSVQAPEGSAMRHPDVIAAMAEASLRNGAIGVRLESPEHIGAVRERCPDALIVGLWKRSFPDSSVYITPRWEDIRAVWAAGADVIALDATARTRPSGQVLEQLIQRAKTELGAALMADIDSVENGLKAATLGCDWVGTTLFGYTEDTAQLSPPAIDLLRPLRQQLPASTLLVCEGGIASAVTAADAIHGGADAVVVGTAITGVDLQVAAYCRHLKRQTE; encoded by the coding sequence ATGGTCGCCTCGTCCGCCAATCGCTTGTCCCGGGACCATCTCCAGCACGGCCTGATCGTTTCGGTGCAGGCCCCAGAGGGCTCTGCCATGCGTCATCCCGATGTCATCGCCGCCATGGCCGAAGCCAGTCTTCGCAATGGAGCGATTGGGGTCAGGCTTGAGAGTCCTGAGCACATTGGAGCTGTTCGGGAGCGTTGTCCGGATGCCCTGATCGTGGGTTTGTGGAAACGTTCCTTTCCTGACAGTTCGGTCTACATCACACCTCGATGGGAGGACATCAGAGCTGTCTGGGCAGCCGGTGCCGATGTCATAGCGCTGGATGCAACGGCACGTACGCGCCCCTCGGGTCAAGTGCTTGAGCAGCTGATCCAGCGAGCGAAAACGGAGCTCGGCGCAGCTCTGATGGCCGATATCGATAGCGTTGAGAACGGGCTGAAGGCTGCAACTCTCGGATGTGATTGGGTGGGGACGACCCTGTTTGGCTACACGGAAGACACCGCTCAGCTCTCTCCTCCAGCTATTGACCTGTTGCGTCCTTTAAGACAACAGCTTCCCGCCTCCACGCTGCTGGTGTGCGAGGGGGGGATCGCTTCGGCGGTGACCGCAGCTGATGCCATCCACGGTGGAGCCGACGCGGTGGTTGTCGGGACAGCCATCACAGGTGTGGATTTGCAGGTGGCGGCTTATTGCAGGCACCTCAAAAGGCAGACTGAGTGA
- a CDS encoding ABC transporter permease has translation MTSPALGTSSSNANKSSAIAELLQETFALTRRLFLQLQRRPSTLVAGVLQPLIWLVLFGALFSRAPEGLLPGGMSYGRFLGAGVIVFTAFSAALNAGLPVMFDREFGFLNRLLVAPLRSRSSIVLASVIYITTLSLVQSLAIMLTASLLGYGWPGAAGLVLVMVTLLLLVFAVTALSLGLAFALPGHIELIAVIFVANLPLLFASTALAPLSFMPPWLGWLASLNPLTFAIEPIRAAYAGPLDLSSVLLEAPYGSVTGTTCLLVLTLLTAALFLLIRPLLNRKLA, from the coding sequence ATGACCAGTCCTGCCCTCGGTACAAGCTCCTCTAACGCCAACAAAAGCTCGGCAATTGCCGAGCTTTTGCAGGAAACATTCGCGCTCACGCGACGTCTGTTCCTTCAGCTGCAACGGCGTCCATCCACGTTGGTGGCCGGTGTGCTTCAGCCATTGATCTGGTTGGTTCTGTTCGGTGCTCTGTTCTCCCGTGCACCGGAGGGATTGCTGCCCGGAGGTATGAGCTACGGCCGTTTTCTCGGGGCGGGGGTGATCGTCTTCACTGCCTTCAGTGCTGCGCTCAATGCAGGACTTCCGGTGATGTTCGACCGTGAATTCGGCTTCCTGAACCGCTTGTTAGTTGCTCCGCTGCGCAGTCGCAGCTCGATTGTTCTGGCTTCTGTGATCTACATCACAACGTTGAGTCTTGTGCAGAGCCTCGCAATCATGCTCACCGCATCTCTGCTTGGTTATGGGTGGCCAGGAGCGGCTGGTCTGGTGTTGGTGATGGTGACGTTGCTGCTGTTGGTGTTCGCAGTCACAGCGTTGAGTCTTGGACTGGCGTTTGCCCTGCCAGGACACATTGAGCTGATTGCGGTGATCTTTGTAGCCAATCTGCCTCTGCTGTTCGCGAGCACGGCACTTGCCCCGCTGAGCTTCATGCCTCCCTGGCTGGGCTGGCTTGCATCGCTAAATCCCCTTACCTTCGCGATTGAACCCATTCGTGCCGCTTATGCCGGCCCGCTTGATCTGTCATCGGTTCTGTTGGAAGCGCCCTATGGCTCCGTCACCGGCACCACCTGTCTTTTGGTGTTGACGCTGCTGACGGCCGCTTTGTTCCTGCTGATCCGCCCTCTGCTCAATCGCAAGCTTGCCTGA
- the groL gene encoding chaperonin GroEL (60 kDa chaperone family; promotes refolding of misfolded polypeptides especially under stressful conditions; forms two stacked rings of heptamers to form a barrel-shaped 14mer; ends can be capped by GroES; misfolded proteins enter the barrel where they are refolded when GroES binds): MAKLLSFSDESRASLERGMNALADAVRVTIGPRGRNVVLEKSFGAPDIVNDGDTIAKEIELEDPFENIGAKLIQQVASKTKDKAGDGTTTATVLAQAMVEEGLRNTAAGASPIELRRGMEAAVEHVVKGLAERSQAVSGDAIHQVATVSAGGDEEVGQMVKEAMDKVSVDGVITVEESKSLATELDVTEGMAFDRGYSSPYFVTDGDRQICEFDNALLLLTDRKVSAVADLVPVLEAVQQSGSPLVVLAEEVDGEALATLVVNKNRGVLQVAAVRAPSFGERRKAALADIAILTGGTVISEDRAMTLEKVTLADLGRARRITISKESTTIVAGEDSSDAVSERVASIRRELENTESEYDREKLTERIAKLAGGVAVIKVGAPTETELKNRKLRIEDALNATRAAVEEGIVAGGGSTLLQLAGTLDSVAAELRGDQRTGVEIVQRALSAPLKQIAINAGANGDIVVEQVRRSGQGFNAVTGQYEDLLQAGILDAAKVVRLGLQDAVSIASLLITTEVVVADKPEPPAPAAPGGDPMGGMGGMGGMGGMGMPGMM, translated from the coding sequence ATGGCCAAGCTTCTCAGTTTTTCGGATGAATCCCGCGCTTCTCTGGAGCGCGGCATGAATGCTCTTGCCGATGCGGTGCGCGTCACGATCGGCCCACGCGGTCGCAACGTGGTGCTCGAGAAATCGTTCGGAGCACCAGACATCGTCAATGACGGCGACACGATCGCGAAGGAGATCGAGCTCGAGGATCCCTTCGAAAACATCGGCGCCAAGCTGATCCAGCAGGTGGCATCCAAGACCAAGGACAAGGCCGGAGACGGCACCACCACAGCAACCGTTCTGGCACAAGCGATGGTGGAGGAAGGACTCCGCAACACGGCAGCCGGAGCAAGCCCGATCGAACTTCGCCGTGGCATGGAAGCCGCTGTTGAACATGTCGTTAAAGGCTTGGCTGAGCGGAGCCAGGCCGTGAGTGGTGATGCCATCCATCAGGTGGCCACAGTCAGCGCCGGCGGCGATGAAGAAGTGGGCCAAATGGTGAAGGAAGCGATGGACAAGGTCAGCGTCGACGGGGTGATCACCGTCGAGGAGTCCAAATCACTGGCCACTGAGCTCGATGTCACCGAAGGCATGGCCTTCGATCGTGGCTATAGCTCCCCGTATTTCGTGACCGACGGCGACCGCCAGATCTGCGAGTTCGACAACGCACTGCTGTTACTGACTGACCGCAAGGTGAGTGCAGTGGCCGACCTGGTGCCCGTGCTGGAAGCCGTTCAGCAGTCGGGATCTCCCCTTGTGGTTTTGGCCGAAGAGGTGGATGGGGAAGCTCTTGCCACCTTGGTGGTGAACAAAAATCGCGGCGTTCTGCAGGTTGCAGCTGTTCGGGCCCCATCGTTTGGTGAGCGCCGCAAAGCAGCTTTGGCAGACATCGCCATCCTGACCGGCGGCACAGTGATTAGCGAAGACCGCGCGATGACCCTCGAGAAGGTCACACTCGCCGATCTCGGCCGCGCCCGCCGAATCACAATCAGCAAGGAAAGCACGACAATCGTTGCTGGCGAGGACAGCAGTGACGCAGTGTCGGAGCGTGTGGCCTCCATTCGGCGTGAACTTGAGAACACCGAGTCGGAATACGACCGGGAGAAGCTCACCGAACGCATTGCCAAACTTGCTGGTGGTGTTGCGGTGATCAAGGTGGGAGCACCCACCGAGACCGAGCTCAAAAATCGCAAGCTGCGAATCGAGGATGCCCTGAATGCAACACGGGCCGCCGTCGAAGAAGGAATTGTTGCCGGGGGTGGTTCCACATTGCTGCAACTGGCAGGAACCCTCGATTCCGTTGCTGCTGAGCTGCGGGGAGATCAGCGAACGGGTGTGGAGATTGTCCAGCGCGCCCTCAGCGCTCCCCTCAAACAGATCGCCATCAACGCCGGCGCCAATGGAGACATCGTTGTGGAGCAAGTGAGACGCTCCGGCCAGGGGTTCAATGCCGTGACTGGCCAGTACGAGGATTTACTGCAGGCAGGCATCCTTGATGCCGCCAAGGTGGTTCGCCTTGGACTTCAGGATGCGGTTTCGATTGCATCGCTGCTGATCACCACCGAAGTGGTGGTTGCCGACAAACCTGAGCCCCCTGCTCCTGCTGCACCCGGTGGCGATCCCATGGGTGGTATGGGCGGCATGGGTGGTATGGGCGGCATGGGAATGCCTGGAATGATGTGA